In one Dasypus novemcinctus isolate mDasNov1 chromosome 25, mDasNov1.1.hap2, whole genome shotgun sequence genomic region, the following are encoded:
- the EMILIN1 gene encoding EMILIN-1, translating to MAPRALWSCYLCCLLSTAAAAASYPPRGYSLYTGGGGALSPGGPQAPSNPRPASRHRNWCAYVVTRTVSCVLEDGVETFIKPDYQPCGWGQPQCPRSITYRSFLRPRYRVAYKTVTDMEWRCCQGFTGEDCGEGPAPALGPAPTTPRPRPVRPNLSGSSAGSHLSGLGGEGPGESEKVQQLEEQVQSLTKELQGLGSVLQGLSGRLAEDVQRAVETAFNGRQQLADAAARPGVQETLSEIQQQLQLLDHRVSSHDQELGHLNHHQGGGGALEPAPRPPGHGDGPLRELERRLQESCSVCLAGLDGFRRQQQEDRERLRALEKLLASVEERQRQLSGQAGARRPPQDCCPPELGRRLAELERRLDVVAGSVMVLSGRRDAELGEAAGQGGHPPGYTSLASRLSRLEDQFNSTLGPLEDREEGWPGGPGGRGRLQMLEGSLANVSGELGGRLDLLEEQVAGAVQACGQLCSGAPGEQDSQGGEVLGALERRVLDNEGQLRLVGAGLHKVGAAGEAQQAALEQLHGAVGRLQGRADAQDEAAAELALRLNLTAARLGQLEGLLQGRGDEGCGACGGVQEELGRLRDGVERCSCPLLPPRGPGAGPGGGGPSRGPLDGFSVFGGSSGSALQALQGELSEVILTFSSLNDSLRELQTTVEGQGADLADLGATKDRIISEINRLQQEATEHATESEERFRRLEEGQAPAGQCPGLEGRLGRLEGVCERLDTVAGGLQGLREGLSRHVAGLWAGLRESNSTSQSQAALLEKLLGGQAGLGRRLGALNSSLLLLEDQLHQLSLRDLTGPAGEAGPPGPPGVQGPLGPAGPPGPPGKDGQEGPVGPPGPQGEQGVEGAPAAYVPRVAFSAALSLPRSEPGTVPFDRVLLNDGGYYDPETGVFTAPLAGRYLLSAVLTGHRHEKVEAVLSRSNLGVARIDSGGYEPEGLENKPVAESQPSPGALGVFSLILPLQAGDTVCIDLVMGQLAHSEEPLTIFSGALLYGDLELDQA from the exons ATGGCCCCCCGCGCCCTCTGGAGCTGCTACCTCTGCTGCCTGCTGAGCACGGCGGCGGCCGCCGCCAGCTACCCACCTCGGGGCTACAGCCTCTACACGGGGGGCGGCGGGGCCCTCAGCCCTGGGGGGCCCCAGGCCCCAAGCAACCCCCGGCCCGCCAGCCGCCACAG GAACTGGTGTGCCTACGTGGTGACCCGGACAGTGAGCTGTGTCCTTGAGGATGGAGTGGAGACCTTCATCAAACCCGACTACCAGCCCTGTGGCTGGGGCCAGCCCCAGTGTCCCCGCAGCATCAC GTACCGCAGCTTCCTCCGCCCTCGCTACCGTGTGGCCTACAAGACGGTGACGGATATGGAGTGGCGGTGCTGCCAGGGCTTCACGGGCGAAGACTGCGGCGAGGGCCCTGCCCCCGCGCTGGGCCCGGCACCCACCACGCCGCGCCCTCGGCCCGTCCGCCCCAACCTGTCTGGCTCCAGTGCGGGCAGCCACCTCAGCGGGCTCGGGGGAGAAG gtcccGGGGAGTCAGAGAAGGTGCAgcagctggaggagcaggtgcagAGCCTGACGAAGGAGCTGCAGGGCCTCGGCAGCGTCCTGCAGGGCCTGAGCGGGCGCCTGGCGGAGGACGTGCAGAGGGCAGTGGAGACGGCCTTCAATGGGAGGCAGCAGCTGGCCGACGCGGCCGCCCGCCCCGGCGTGCAGGAAACCCTCAGCGAGATCCAGCAGCAGCTGCAGCTCCTGGACCACCGCGTCTCCAGCCACGACCAGGAGCTGGGCCACCTCAACCACCATCAGGGCGGCGGCGGGGCCCTGGAACCAGCCCCGCGGCCTCCTGGCCACGGCGACGGGCCGCTGCGGGAGCTGGAGCGGCGGCTGCAGGAGTCCTGCTCCGTGTGCCTGGCCGGGCTAGACGGTTTCCGCAGGCAGCAGCAGGAGGACAGGGAGCGGCTGCGTGCCCTGGAGAAGCTGCTGGCCTCGGTGGAGGAGCGGCAGCGGCAGCTCAGCGGGCAGGCCGGGGCCCGCCGGCCCCCGCAGGACTGCTGCCCTCCCGAGCTGGGCCGGCGACTGGCCGAGCTGGAGCGGAGGCTGGATGTCGTGGCCGGCTCGGTGATGGTGCTGAGCGGCCGGCGGGATGCTGAGCTGGGGGAAGCAGCCGGGCAGGGCGGCCACCCCCCGGGCTATACCAGTTTGGCCTCCCGCCTCTCTCGCCTGGAGGACCAATTCAACTCCACCCTGGGTCCCTTGGAGGACCGGGAAGAGGGCTGgcctggggggcctgggggccggggCCGCCTGCAGATGCTGGAGGGCTCACTGGCCAACGTGAGCGGGGAGCTGGGTGGGCGGCTGGATCTGCTAGAGGAGCAGGTGGCGGGGGCCGTGCAGGCATGTGGCCAGCTCTGCTCGGGGGCCCCTGGGGAGCAGGACTCCCAGGGCGGCGAGGTCCTTGGTGCCTTGGAGCGCAGGGTGCTGGACAACGAGGGGCAGCTGCGGCTGGTGGGCGCGGGCCTGCACAAGGTGGGAGCGGCTGGGGAGGCCCAGCAGGCCGCGCTGGAGCAGCTGCACGGTGCCGTGGGCCGGCTCCAGGGCCGCGCGGATGCGCAGGACGAGGCGGCTGCAGAGCTGGCGCTGCGGCTGAACCTCACAGCGGCCCGGCTGGGCCAGCTGGAGGGCCTGCTGCAGGGCCGGGGGGATGAGGGCTGCGGGGCCTGCGGCGGCGTCCAGGAGGAGCTGGGCCGCCTGCGGGACGGCGTGGAGCGCTGCTCCTGCCCCCTGCTGCCCCCGCGGGGCCCCGGGGCCGGCCCTGGCGGAGGGGGACCGAGCCGCGGGCCCCTGGACGGCTTCAGCGTGTTCGGCGGTAGCTCAGGCTCAGCCTTGCAGGCCCTGCAGGGCGAACTCTCTGAGGTCATCCTCACCTTCAGCTCCCTCAATGACTCCCTGCGTGAGCTCCAGACCACCGTGGAGGGCCAGGGCGCTGATCTGGCTGACCTGGGGGCCACCAAGGACCGCATCATTTCCGAGATTAACAGGctgcagcaggaggccacggagCACGCCACGGAGAGTGAGGAACGCTTCCGGCGCCTGGAGGAGGGACAGGCCCCGGCCGGCCAGTGTCCCGGGCTGGAGGGGCGTTTGGGCCGCCTAGAGGGCGTCTGCGAGCGCTTGGACACGGTGGCcggggggctgcaggggctgcGCGAGGGCCTCTCCAGACACGTGGCCGGGCTCTGGGCCGGGCTCCGGGAATCCAACAGCACCAGCCAGTCGCAGGCCGCCCTGCTGGAGAAGCTGCTGGGGGGGCAGGCCGGCCTGGGCAGGCGCCTCGGGGCCCTCAACAGCTCCTTGCTGCTCCTGGAGGACCAGCTGCACCAGCTCAGCCTGAGGGACCTCACCG GGCCAGCAGGCGAGGCTGggcccccggggcctcctggggtGCAGGGGCCCCTCGGCCCGGCTGGACCACCAGGACCTCCAGGCAAGGATGGACAAGAAGGGCCTGTGGGACCTCCAG GTCCCCAAGGGGAGCAGG GAGTGGAAGGGGCACCGGCAGCCTATGTGCCCAGGGTGGCCTTTTCAGCTGCCCTAAGTTTGCCTCGCTCTGAGCCAGGCACAGTGCCCTTTGACAGAGTCCTGCTCAACGACGGGGGTTACTATGACCCGGAGACAG GAGTGTTCACGGCGCCCCTGGCCGGCCGCTACTTGCTGAGCGCGGTGCTCACCGGGCACCGGCACGAGAAGGTGGAGGCCGTGCTGTCGCGCTCCAACCTGGGCGTGGCCCGCATAGACTCGGGGGGCTACGAGCCCGAGGGCCTGGAGAACAAGCCGGTGGCCGAGAGCCAGCCCAGCCCCGGCGCCCTGGGCGTCTTCAGCCTCATCCTGCCGCTGCAGGCCGGGGACACGGTCTGCATCGACCTGGTCATGGGGCAGCTGGCACACTCGGAGGAGCCCCTCACCATCTTCAGCGGCGCCCTGCTCTACGGGGACCTGGAGCTGGACCAGGCGTAg